A section of the Mangifera indica cultivar Alphonso chromosome 12, CATAS_Mindica_2.1, whole genome shotgun sequence genome encodes:
- the LOC123192202 gene encoding protein trichome birefringence-like 36: MGKIVTLLHSNTPTFTSLMAEPNPNAKPQFHFTVFMFTTFLCFFHGKSSQFGLYNNGLWLNEDDNEVNMAQTRSQTSRSCDYTAGKWVYDPSYPLYDTSCPYLSTAVSCQKNGRPDSEYQKWKWKPNSCSIPRFDALKFLAKMRRKRIMLVGDSIMRNQWESLVCLVQGVIPTGRKKVTYNGISMAFHALDFDTSIEFCWAPLLVELNKGPENKRILHLDLIEENARYWRGVDILVFDSAHWWTHPDKKSWDFYMEGQSFFRNMNQMVAYQKGLTTWAKWVDLNLDPRQTRVIFRSMSPRHNRENGWKCYNQKTPLPSFSHQHVPEPLIVLKEVLRRMRFPVYLQDITTISAFRRDGHPSVYRRVINQEQRQHPTDFSSDCSHWCLPGVPDIWNEMLSAIL; the protein is encoded by the exons ATGGGGAAAATTGTGACCCTTCTTCACTCCAACACTCCCACTTTCACTTCACTCATGGCTGAACCAAATCCAAATGCCAAGCCTCAGTTTCATTTTACCGTCTTCATGTTCACTACTTTTCTATGCTTCTTTCACGGCAAGTCATCTCAATTTGGCCTATACAACAATGGGCTCTGGCTCAATGAAGACGATAATGAAGTTAACATGGCCCAAACCAGGAGTCAAACTTCCAGGAGTTGTGATTATACGGCTGGTAAATGGGTTTATGATCCCTCTTATCCACTTTATGACACCAGTTGCCCGTATCTTAGTACTGCTGTAAGCTGCCAGAAAAACGGACGTCCCGATTCTGAGTATCAGAAATGGAAATGGAAGCCGAATTCTTGCTCAATTCCAAG ATTTGATGCGCTGAAATTTCTGGCAAAGATGAGAAGGAAAAGGATAATGCTGGTGGGTGACTCAATAATGAGGAACCAGTGGGAATCTCTAGTCTGCTTAGTGCAGGGAGTTATTCCAACCGGGCGGAAGAAGGTTACGTATAATGGGATTTCCATGGCCTTCCATGCCTTG GATTTTGATACCTCGATTGAGTTTTGTTGGGCTCCACTCCTAGTAGAATTGAACAAAGGACCTGAAAACAAGAGAATCCTTCATTTAGATTTGATTGAGGAGAATGCGAGATATTGGAGAGGGGTTGACATTCTTGTGTTTGATTCAGCTCATTGGTGGACACACCCTGACAAGAAGTC GTGGGACTTTTACATGGAGGGGCAGTCATTCTTCAGAAACATGAATCAAATGGTTGCTTATCAAAAAGGACTAACTACATGGGCAAAATGGGTGGATCTAAATCTCGATCCTCGTCAAACCAGAGTCATTTTCCGAAGCATGTCACCTAGGCATAACAG GGAAAATGGTTGGAAATGCTACAATCAGAAGACACCTTTGCCCTCTTTTAGTCACCAACATGTTCCGGAACCACTGATAGTACTAAAAGAGGTGTTGAGAAGAATGAGATTTCCAGTATATTTGCAAGATATTACCACAATCTCAGCTTTCCGTAGAGATGGGCATCCCTCTGTGTACCGAAGGGTGATAAATCAGGAACAGAGGCAGCACCCCACAGACTTCTCCTCCGACTGCAGCCACTGGTGCCTTCCTGGAGTGCCTGATATCTGGAATGAGATGTTAAGTGCAATACTCTAA
- the LOC123192203 gene encoding germin-like protein subfamily 3 member 2: MEYKYGNHTACSYLHNIKPKPSKKNPEFSIIHPRSTIAQKTMSSNLSILFLLLLHSSTIIITLASDPDPVSDFCIPATISETTCKNSSLATVEDFVFSGIKHPGKFTETGLASIPVNVKVFPGLNSLGMSLVRADFEVGGVNVPHLHPRATEVAYVLEGKIYSGFVDTQNKIFAKVIERGEVMVFPRGLVHFQMNVGDSRATILGSFDSQNPGLMKIPSAVFGSEIEEELLVRAFGLSPKEIAKLRKKLGPH, translated from the coding sequence ATGGAATATAAATATGGCAACCACACCGCTTGTTCATATCTACATAATATTAAACCCAAACCCTCCAAGAAAAATCCTGAATTCTCCATCATTCATCCAAGATCAACAATAGCTCAGAAAACGATGTCCTCAAACTTGTCAattctatttcttcttcttctccatagTTCAACAATTATAATCACTTTGGCTTCAGACCCTGATCCAGTTTCTGACTTCTGCATACCAGCAACCATTTCTGAAACCACCTGCAAAAACTCCTCCCTTGCTACAGTTGAAGACTTTGTATTTTCGGGCATAAAACATCCTGGAAAGTTCACTGAAACAGGTTTAGCATCAATTCCTGTGAATGTCAAAGTGTTTCCAGGGTTGAACAGTTTGGGAATGTCATTGGTGAGAGCTGACTTTGAGGTTGGTGGTGTCAATGTGCCGCACCTTCATCCTAGAGCGACTGAGGTGGCATATGTGCTGGAGGGGAAGATTTACTCGGGATTTGTGGATACCCAGAACAAGATCTTCGCCAAGGTGATTGAAAGAGGTGAAGTAATGGTGTTTCCAAGGGGTTTAGTTCACTTTCAAATGAATGTTGGCGACTCCAGGGCTACTATTTTGGGAAGTTTCGACAGCCAGAATCCTGGTTTGATGAAAATTCCGTCTGCGGTTTTTGGTTCAGAGATTGAGGAGGAGCTTCTGGTGAGGGCTTTTGGATTGAGTCCCAAGGAGATTGCTAAGTTGAGGAAGAAGTTGGGCCCCCATTAG